A genomic region of Catalinimonas niigatensis contains the following coding sequences:
- a CDS encoding TonB-dependent receptor, giving the protein MLQKLLFLYISLLITLPTYSQIILSGKVLDAQQNGIPGATISLQGDDTNLGTTTDQNGTFSLTLSNNGVYALEVRFVGYKTYSKSYEFLQNQSYKLGTIVLTEHSQELQTVEVLGRYQRNYNSDYSFSATKIAVDNKELPQSMSTVTKELMTDRQAFQLADAVEMVSGVAPSSYYNQYNIRGISQNEEGQILNGMRTRQYYFLQPITSHIERVEVLKGPASVTFSTVDPGGSINMVTKKPLAEDRKEISMSVGSFSTIRTTLDFTGPLNDSKTLLYRINGAVQEAKSFRDLVSNDAVLFTPSISYIPSDKTAINVEMICSNSTGTLDRGQPIFGATAGETDLNSTPISLNLGASNDYFNSQEFIIMTNLAHKFTNNISFNAAYMKQTWKEDLQEHRTTNAFAVDMDNQPVSSLAAMRFIQRQQYWNTDNLSAYFNIDFDLGQLSNKLLIGYDLSRWYKTKGGGQNSARGYLLSDGTVARSFDPANAEAYQTITYEDRTLPKPNVDHFDLNNPQYTIKNVEDYVLDSRIAVPSALTTTHAIYVQDLLKFGKLSALLSLRQEWFEDITNYEAPGEASFTNTALIPRVGITYEVNNNINVYATYLEGYQPQSNTVTLMPNTGAFFWDPNSPARFEPLISDLKEVGAKGQFFKGRVMMNVALYEINQKNILINANLPAFPDSLVQRGADRSRGFEWELTGYILPDWQINASYSYIDARIVEDQDENLNGKRKENTPVNSANLWTRYDFSGASFLQDLGIGVGVQYSGSKIPWFTRDFTVPAYTLMDMALYYNPAKTNMQLALNVNNVLNETYWIGAQNYLRLFPGAPRNFILTATYRF; this is encoded by the coding sequence ATGCTACAAAAACTACTATTCCTTTATATATCCTTATTAATTACTCTTCCGACATATTCACAAATCATCCTTAGCGGTAAGGTGCTTGATGCGCAGCAAAATGGCATACCCGGAGCTACGATTTCTTTGCAAGGTGATGATACAAATCTGGGTACCACAACAGATCAGAATGGCACTTTCTCCCTTACACTTTCCAATAACGGAGTCTATGCGCTGGAAGTGAGATTTGTGGGTTACAAAACCTATAGTAAGTCCTATGAATTTCTGCAAAACCAAAGCTATAAGCTGGGTACAATTGTGCTTACAGAACATAGCCAGGAATTACAGACGGTAGAAGTGCTAGGGCGTTACCAGCGTAACTATAATAGTGACTACTCTTTCTCAGCCACCAAGATTGCCGTAGATAATAAGGAACTACCTCAGTCCATGTCTACCGTGACCAAAGAACTGATGACCGACCGGCAGGCTTTCCAACTGGCCGATGCCGTGGAGATGGTCAGCGGAGTGGCGCCCTCCAGTTATTACAATCAATACAATATACGCGGTATCAGCCAGAATGAAGAAGGACAGATTCTCAACGGCATGCGTACCCGGCAGTATTATTTTCTGCAACCCATCACTTCCCACATTGAGCGGGTAGAAGTGCTGAAAGGGCCAGCTTCCGTTACTTTCTCCACCGTTGATCCGGGAGGAAGCATCAATATGGTCACCAAAAAACCTCTGGCAGAAGATCGTAAAGAAATCAGCATGAGTGTGGGAAGCTTTAGTACTATCAGGACAACATTGGATTTTACCGGTCCTTTGAACGACTCCAAAACCCTGCTGTATCGCATCAACGGTGCAGTGCAGGAAGCCAAGTCATTCCGCGATCTGGTGAGCAATGATGCGGTGCTGTTTACCCCCTCTATTAGCTACATCCCTTCGGATAAAACGGCCATCAATGTAGAAATGATTTGCAGCAATAGTACAGGTACACTGGACCGTGGGCAACCCATTTTTGGAGCCACTGCCGGAGAGACTGACCTGAACAGCACCCCAATCAGCCTGAATCTGGGCGCGTCCAACGATTATTTTAACTCCCAGGAGTTCATCATCATGACCAATCTGGCGCATAAGTTTACTAACAACATAAGCTTCAATGCGGCTTATATGAAGCAAACCTGGAAGGAAGACTTGCAGGAACATCGCACCACCAATGCTTTCGCAGTTGATATGGATAATCAACCGGTAAGCAGTCTGGCAGCCATGCGCTTTATACAAAGGCAGCAATATTGGAACACAGATAACCTAAGTGCTTATTTCAATATTGATTTTGATCTTGGACAGCTTTCTAATAAGCTTCTAATCGGATATGACCTGAGCCGCTGGTACAAAACCAAAGGAGGCGGGCAAAATTCTGCCCGTGGATATCTGCTCTCCGATGGTACAGTAGCCAGAAGTTTTGATCCGGCAAACGCAGAGGCTTATCAAACCATCACCTACGAGGATAGAACCTTGCCCAAGCCTAATGTTGACCATTTTGACCTGAACAATCCGCAGTACACTATTAAGAATGTGGAGGACTATGTGCTGGATTCCAGAATCGCTGTACCTTCTGCGCTTACGACTACACATGCCATTTATGTGCAGGACCTACTTAAATTCGGAAAGTTGTCTGCCTTACTGAGCCTGAGACAGGAATGGTTTGAAGACATTACCAATTACGAGGCTCCCGGCGAAGCTTCATTTACCAATACCGCTTTGATTCCAAGAGTGGGCATCACTTATGAGGTAAACAATAACATAAACGTTTATGCGACCTATCTGGAAGGCTATCAGCCTCAGTCTAATACCGTGACACTGATGCCCAATACAGGAGCTTTCTTCTGGGATCCCAACTCACCAGCACGTTTTGAACCGCTCATCAGCGACCTAAAGGAAGTGGGTGCCAAAGGACAGTTTTTTAAAGGTCGGGTGATGATGAACGTAGCCCTTTACGAGATCAACCAGAAAAATATCCTGATCAATGCCAACCTTCCTGCCTTTCCGGATTCGCTGGTGCAGCGTGGCGCTGACCGCAGCCGTGGTTTTGAATGGGAACTGACGGGTTATATTTTGCCCGACTGGCAAATCAATGCGTCCTACAGTTACATAGATGCCCGCATTGTAGAAGATCAGGATGAAAATCTTAACGGAAAACGTAAAGAAAATACCCCTGTCAACAGTGCAAACCTCTGGACACGCTACGATTTCTCCGGTGCTTCTTTTCTGCAAGACCTGGGCATTGGCGTAGGAGTGCAATACAGTGGAAGCAAAATCCCCTGGTTTACACGAGATTTTACCGTACCTGCCTATACCCTTATGGATATGGCCCTGTATTACAATCCTGCCAAAACCAATATGCAGTTGGCATTAAATGTCAATAATGTACTGAACGAGACCTACTGGATCGGTGCCCAAAACTATCTGAGATTATTTCCGGGCGCTCCCCGCAATTTTATACTCACTGCCACCTATCGTTTTTAG
- a CDS encoding YraN family protein: MRTPAQHTGQSGEDRAALFLEAKGYQIIHRNYRYRRAEIDLIAQKDQLLVFVEVKTRRSSDFGHPEDFVGSRKAALIIEAADHYIHQHNWQGDIRFDIIAIITQPSIEIQHMEDAFY, from the coding sequence ATGAGAACGCCAGCACAACATACAGGACAATCAGGTGAAGACAGGGCCGCTCTATTTCTAGAGGCAAAAGGCTATCAGATTATTCACCGTAACTATCGGTACCGGAGGGCGGAGATAGACCTGATTGCCCAAAAAGATCAACTGTTGGTGTTTGTAGAAGTCAAAACCCGTAGGAGCAGTGATTTTGGCCATCCCGAGGATTTTGTAGGGAGCAGAAAGGCAGCCTTGATCATAGAAGCAGCCGACCATTATATTCATCAGCATAACTGGCAGGGAGACATTCGTTTTGATATTATCGCGATCATCACCCAGCCCTCAATTGAAATTCAACATATGGAAGATGCTTTTTACTGA
- a CDS encoding AAA family ATPase, with the protein MEKIIIKNFGPIKEVELEIKDINVFIGSTSSGKSTAAKLIAISREYALNISSDFNHFIKLTVQYNVNFKVTNKTYIKYSDKDFYWELKNKEIENNGVNWLVTRLLTSIDKLAVLMHPKSSSLSALERRKKLLGMFILSGGFEEIIELEHKASGKKSTKQVQALLDIIEEYKGRFDKENLAKESNVEVFNEAIQDARLLELLPHMDSEIGLESIIYIPAERILLSMVAESLFGLMNHDVSIAKCIKDFGAQFESARKKLTHFSIPFLDAEYQYSNSSNLIAFSDGAKIKLEQASSGLQSVIPLLLVIEANTIKKNIFKNYLLIEEPELNLYPTVQKELVEFIIERINKSKDKLVITTHSPYVLTSLDNLIQASNAVKAHPEQSKKVSEIVAEAKWVDFDRVACYFFEAGSCRSTLDQENQTIGASNIDDVSETLGKTFDQLLELKYAHVS; encoded by the coding sequence ATGGAAAAGATCATCATCAAAAACTTTGGCCCAATTAAGGAGGTAGAACTGGAGATCAAAGATATCAATGTCTTTATCGGTAGTACTTCCAGCGGAAAAAGCACCGCGGCTAAGTTGATTGCTATTTCTAGAGAATATGCGCTAAATATATCAAGCGATTTTAATCACTTTATAAAACTGACAGTTCAATACAATGTCAATTTTAAAGTGACTAATAAAACTTATATCAAATACAGTGATAAAGATTTTTATTGGGAGCTAAAGAATAAAGAAATAGAAAATAATGGCGTTAATTGGTTAGTCACTCGTCTATTGACCTCAATAGATAAACTTGCTGTCCTGATGCATCCTAAGAGTTCTTCACTGAGTGCCCTTGAAAGAAGAAAAAAATTGCTTGGTATGTTTATTCTCTCTGGTGGCTTTGAAGAAATAATTGAACTGGAGCATAAAGCTTCAGGAAAGAAGTCCACAAAGCAGGTTCAAGCGTTACTAGATATTATTGAAGAATATAAAGGACGGTTTGATAAAGAGAATCTGGCAAAGGAAAGTAATGTAGAAGTATTTAATGAGGCAATACAGGATGCTAGATTGTTAGAGTTGCTTCCTCACATGGATAGTGAAATCGGTCTTGAATCCATTATTTATATTCCTGCTGAAAGAATCCTGCTATCTATGGTTGCAGAGTCGCTCTTTGGCCTAATGAACCATGATGTCTCTATTGCCAAATGTATCAAGGACTTTGGTGCTCAGTTTGAATCTGCCCGTAAAAAACTGACTCATTTTTCTATCCCATTTTTGGACGCTGAATATCAGTATTCAAACAGTTCTAACTTAATTGCATTTAGTGATGGGGCTAAAATCAAGTTAGAACAAGCTTCCAGTGGTCTACAGTCTGTAATCCCGCTTTTATTGGTTATTGAAGCCAATACGATTAAAAAAAATATTTTTAAAAATTATTTATTAATTGAAGAACCGGAACTTAATCTGTATCCAACTGTGCAGAAAGAGTTGGTGGAGTTTATTATAGAACGCATCAACAAATCCAAAGATAAGCTCGTCATCACTACGCATAGCCCCTATGTGCTTACTTCACTGGATAATCTGATTCAGGCGAGTAATGCCGTGAAAGCACATCCCGAACAAAGCAAAAAAGTATCGGAAATTGTAGCGGAAGCAAAGTGGGTTGATTTTGATCGGGTAGCCTGCTACTTTTTTGAAGCTGGCAGTTGTCGCTCTACATTGGATCAGGAAAACCAAACCATTGGTGCCTCCAATATTGATGATGTATCTGAAACTTTAGGAAAAACATTTGATCAATTGCTGGAACTTAAATATGCCCATGTGTCGTGA
- a CDS encoding ABC transporter ATP-binding protein, translating to MLKAIDLTKSYHGTTALNAVSFEVKRGEIFCLLGQNGAGKTTTINLFLGFIEATSGEALINDMEVKSNHAATNKMIAYIPEVVQLYGNLSGLENLDFFSQLAGHRYAQEELVNFLSKAGLQTEAHSKRLSTYSKGMRQKVGIAIALSKNADVIFMDEPTSGLDPKATAEFTSICKALAAEGKAIFMATHDIFNAVNVGTRIGIMKEGSLVHTIPTGEINADQLQQLYLETI from the coding sequence ATGCTCAAAGCCATTGACTTAACCAAATCTTATCATGGCACCACTGCCCTGAATGCTGTCTCTTTTGAAGTGAAACGAGGTGAAATATTTTGCCTCCTGGGACAAAATGGTGCAGGGAAGACAACCACCATCAATTTATTCCTGGGCTTTATTGAAGCGACAAGTGGGGAAGCCCTGATCAATGATATGGAAGTAAAATCCAATCATGCTGCAACCAATAAGATGATCGCCTATATACCGGAGGTGGTACAGCTCTATGGAAATCTGTCGGGTCTGGAAAACCTGGACTTCTTCAGCCAGCTGGCAGGGCACAGATATGCTCAGGAAGAACTTGTCAACTTTCTAAGCAAGGCGGGCCTGCAAACGGAAGCGCATAGCAAGCGCCTGTCTACCTATTCCAAAGGAATGCGTCAGAAGGTAGGCATTGCCATCGCCCTGTCCAAAAATGCAGATGTGATCTTTATGGACGAACCTACTTCGGGGCTTGATCCCAAGGCAACTGCTGAGTTTACGAGTATTTGTAAAGCTTTAGCGGCCGAGGGTAAAGCTATTTTCATGGCTACTCATGACATTTTCAATGCAGTCAATGTGGGTACGAGGATAGGCATCATGAAAGAAGGCTCACTGGTGCATACCATTCCTACCGGCGAAATCAATGCCGATCAATTACAGCAACTGTATCTGGAAACCATTTAA
- the pgi gene encoding glucose-6-phosphate isomerase → MLPNVNPTQTSAWKKLTAHHQQIKDVHMKQQFKDNTDRFQHFSTQFEDILLDYSKNRITQETLDLLLDLAKESKLKEAVSAMFSGEHINQTEDRAVLHTALRNQSGKPVKVDGEDVMPEVNEVLQRMKHFSEQLISGAWKGYSGKSITDIVNIGIGGSDLGPVMVTEALKHYQVPNIKAHFVSNVDGTHIAETLKTLNAETTLFIIASKTFTTQETMTNADSAKAWFLKEGGNQDAVKKHFIALSTNKEKVEAFGIDADNMFGFWDWVGGRYSLWSAIGMPIACTLGFDRFEELLAGAHAMDQHFQQTEFAQNIPVILALIGIWYNNFFGAESEAILPYDQYMHRFPAYFQQGNMESNGKYVDRNGQPVNYQTGPVIWGEPGTNGQHAFYQLIHQGTKLIPCDFLAPAQTLNPVSDHHEKLLANFFAQPEALMNGKTAEEVKAELEKQGVSKEEVEKLAPYKVFEGNRPTNSILFKKLTPRTLGTLIAMYEHKIFVQGVIWNIFSFDQWGVELGKQLAKNILPELEGESKVNSHDASTNGLINAYKEMRK, encoded by the coding sequence ATGCTACCCAATGTAAATCCTACCCAAACTTCGGCCTGGAAGAAGCTTACTGCACATCATCAACAGATAAAAGATGTGCATATGAAACAACAGTTCAAAGACAATACTGATCGCTTTCAACATTTTTCTACCCAATTTGAAGACATACTGCTGGACTACTCCAAAAACCGCATAACCCAGGAGACATTAGATCTCCTACTAGATCTGGCAAAAGAAAGCAAACTGAAAGAGGCTGTATCGGCCATGTTTAGTGGTGAGCATATCAATCAGACAGAAGATCGGGCTGTACTGCATACGGCTTTGCGCAACCAGTCGGGCAAGCCGGTGAAGGTAGACGGAGAGGATGTGATGCCGGAAGTGAACGAAGTGCTGCAAAGGATGAAACATTTCAGCGAGCAACTGATCAGTGGCGCATGGAAAGGCTACAGCGGAAAGTCCATCACCGACATTGTCAACATTGGTATCGGGGGTTCTGATCTGGGCCCGGTGATGGTGACTGAAGCGCTTAAGCATTATCAGGTACCCAACATCAAAGCCCATTTTGTCTCCAATGTGGATGGCACGCATATCGCCGAGACACTCAAAACACTCAATGCTGAAACCACACTTTTCATCATTGCTTCTAAAACCTTTACCACGCAGGAAACCATGACCAATGCCGATTCGGCCAAAGCCTGGTTTCTGAAAGAAGGTGGAAATCAGGATGCGGTGAAGAAGCATTTTATCGCCCTGTCTACCAATAAAGAGAAGGTAGAAGCCTTTGGCATTGATGCCGACAATATGTTTGGCTTCTGGGATTGGGTAGGAGGCCGTTATTCCCTCTGGTCGGCCATCGGCATGCCCATTGCCTGCACCCTGGGCTTTGATCGTTTTGAAGAGTTACTGGCGGGTGCCCATGCCATGGATCAACATTTTCAGCAGACAGAATTTGCACAAAACATCCCTGTTATTCTGGCCCTGATCGGAATCTGGTACAATAATTTTTTCGGTGCCGAATCAGAAGCCATACTGCCTTATGATCAATACATGCACCGCTTCCCCGCTTATTTCCAGCAGGGTAATATGGAAAGCAATGGCAAATATGTAGATCGCAACGGTCAGCCCGTGAATTATCAGACCGGGCCTGTCATCTGGGGAGAGCCGGGCACCAACGGTCAGCACGCCTTTTACCAGCTGATCCACCAGGGCACTAAACTCATTCCCTGCGATTTCCTCGCTCCGGCACAGACGTTAAATCCAGTGAGCGATCATCATGAGAAATTATTGGCTAACTTCTTTGCCCAGCCTGAAGCTTTGATGAATGGCAAAACAGCAGAAGAGGTGAAGGCAGAACTGGAAAAACAGGGCGTAAGCAAAGAAGAGGTAGAGAAGCTGGCGCCTTATAAAGTATTTGAAGGGAATCGGCCTACCAATTCTATTTTATTCAAAAAGCTTACCCCCCGCACTTTAGGTACGCTCATTGCGATGTACGAACATAAAATCTTTGTACAGGGCGTCATCTGGAACATCTTTAGCTTTGACCAGTGGGGCGTTGAGTTAGGCAAGCAACTGGCCAAAAACATCCTGCCCGAACTGGAAGGAGAAAGTAAAGTTAACAGCCACGATGCCTCTACCAACGGCTTAATCAATGCTTATAAGGAAATGAGAAAGTAG
- a CDS encoding toxin-antitoxin system YwqK family antitoxin, translated as MIRLLPLFSFLIAIILPSGQSYAQTSEQEPVPLDTVGQFILDPATKVPLTINLEAEEEEEEKDSEKKEKKRKKNVYYDIKTKKGYAESGYGQDVIIELFHYLKEYDEPDPYVRDIYWYDTNRKQIRTTRNVQKDKAEILHGPYQKITEDGEVLEEGVFYKGTKHGRWTRYNKDFILQDKEKYSKGWPRDSEITYYDEDKRTNMKEVTPIEYGVKEGYYYYFHESGKIAVEGEYQQDQKVGLWTEYYDYKTLLPKKQIKYPDDPFSEQKPYTTKEWNPEGQVVYEYKK; from the coding sequence ATGATACGTCTGTTACCCCTTTTCAGCTTTCTTATCGCCATTATTCTGCCTTCCGGCCAAAGCTATGCCCAGACTTCAGAGCAGGAGCCTGTCCCTCTGGACACTGTGGGGCAGTTTATCTTAGATCCTGCCACCAAGGTTCCTCTTACCATTAATTTGGAAGCAGAAGAAGAGGAGGAAGAGAAGGATAGTGAGAAGAAAGAAAAAAAGCGCAAGAAAAATGTCTACTACGATATCAAGACAAAAAAAGGCTACGCAGAGTCAGGCTATGGACAGGATGTAATCATCGAGCTTTTCCATTATCTGAAAGAATATGATGAGCCTGACCCTTATGTGCGTGATATCTACTGGTATGATACCAACCGAAAGCAAATCCGAACCACCCGCAACGTACAAAAGGATAAAGCTGAGATACTGCATGGCCCGTACCAGAAGATTACAGAAGATGGTGAAGTGCTGGAAGAAGGTGTTTTTTACAAAGGAACTAAGCATGGCCGCTGGACGCGCTACAACAAAGACTTCATTTTGCAGGATAAAGAAAAATACTCCAAAGGCTGGCCTCGTGATTCTGAGATCACTTACTACGATGAAGATAAGCGGACAAACATGAAAGAAGTGACTCCGATAGAGTATGGAGTAAAAGAAGGATATTATTACTACTTTCACGAAAGCGGCAAGATAGCGGTAGAAGGCGAGTACCAGCAGGACCAAAAAGTTGGGCTATGGACGGAGTATTATGACTACAAAACACTCCTACCCAAAAAACAAATCAAATATCCTGATGATCCATTTTCCGAACAAAAGCCCTATACCACCAAAGAATGGAATCCGGAAGGACAGGTGGTGTATGAGTATAAGAAATAA
- a CDS encoding cupin domain-containing protein yields MIEKAQYWIDHLHMQPHPEGGFYAETYRSEGKIKNLDRHYSTAIYFLLLEDKFSAFHRIRSDEMWHFYAGSAIEVLMLDEGKLKSHRLGNKPEQGETFQLVVPAGLWFASRMLDPSSYGLVGCTVAPGFDFQDFEMARRSELVHHYPQHAEIINHLTYPENE; encoded by the coding sequence ATGATAGAAAAAGCACAGTACTGGATAGATCACCTACACATGCAGCCCCATCCCGAAGGCGGGTTTTATGCAGAAACCTATCGCTCGGAAGGAAAAATTAAAAACCTGGACCGGCACTACAGTACTGCGATTTATTTTCTTTTGCTCGAGGATAAATTCTCTGCCTTTCATCGCATCCGCTCTGATGAGATGTGGCATTTTTATGCGGGAAGTGCGATAGAAGTGTTGATGTTGGATGAGGGTAAGCTTAAAAGCCATCGCTTAGGCAACAAACCCGAACAAGGGGAAACATTTCAATTAGTTGTACCAGCGGGGCTTTGGTTTGCTTCCCGCATGCTTGATCCCTCTTCATACGGGCTGGTGGGTTGTACTGTAGCACCCGGCTTTGATTTCCAGGATTTTGAAATGGCCAGGCGAAGCGAACTTGTTCATCATTACCCACAGCATGCAGAAATCATCAATCACCTGACTTACCCTGAAAATGAGTAA